A single Cannabis sativa cultivar Pink pepper isolate KNU-18-1 chromosome 7, ASM2916894v1, whole genome shotgun sequence DNA region contains:
- the LOC115696358 gene encoding cyclin-A3-2-like yields MSQCVCITRLSKKRSAAEANSFSDDEDSSFISNRRVVLGELRNCAAAEPKRRPLPNYLEKVQKDVSAYTRGVLVDWLVKVAEEYKLCSETLYAEEYKLCSETLYLSISYIDRYLSLNTIARKRLQLLGVKQLSVGVDDTTHRK; encoded by the exons ATGTCTCAGTGCGTTTGCATCACTCGTTTATCTAAGAAGAGGTCTGCGGCGGAAGCCAATTCATTCTCTGACGATGAAGACTCCTCTTTTATTAGCAATAGGCGAGTTGTATTGGGTGAGCTTCGGAATTGTGCTGCT GCTGAGCCAAAGAGAAGGCCATTGCCTAATTACCTTGAGAAAGTTCAGAAAGATGTTAGTGCCTACACGAGAGGAGTATTGGTGGATTGGTTGGTGAAAGTTGCAGAGGAGTACAAACTTTGTTCAGAGACTCTGTATGCAGAGGAGTACAAACTTTGTTCAGAGACTCTGTATCTATCGATTTCTTATATTGATCGATACTTGTCCTTGAACACCATAGCCAGAAAGAGACTTCAGTTATTGGGTGTCAAACAACTCTCAGTTGGAGTCGATGATACAACTCATCGAAAATGA